Proteins found in one Borreliella valaisiana VS116 genomic segment:
- the arcA gene encoding arginine deiminase encodes MNGYLNPINIFSEIGRLKKVLLHRPGEELENLTPFIMKNFLFDDIPYLKVAKQEHEVFVSTLKNNSVEIEYVEDLVSEVLVSSVELKNKFISQFIFEAEIKTDSTINFLKDYFSNLTIENMVSKMISGIAREELKDYAYSLDDLVNGASLFIIDPMPNVLFTRDPFASIGNGITINKMSTKVRHRETIFAEYIFKHHPIYKENVPIWLNRWEDTSLEGGDELVLNKDLLVIGISERTEAKSVEKLATNLFKNKTSFNTILAFKIPKNRTYMHLDTVFTQIDHSVFTSFTSDDMYFSIYVLTYNSNSGKIHIKKEKSKLIDVLSFYLGRKIDLIKCAGGDLIHGAREQWNDGANILAIAPGEVIAYSRNHVTNKLLEENGIKVHRIPSSELSRGRGGPRCMSMPLVREDI; translated from the coding sequence ATGAACGGATATTTAAATCCAATAAATATATTTTCGGAAATAGGTCGTTTGAAAAAAGTTTTGCTTCATAGGCCGGGAGAAGAATTAGAAAATTTGACACCCTTTATTATGAAAAATTTTTTATTTGATGATATTCCTTATCTTAAAGTTGCAAAACAAGAGCATGAAGTTTTTGTAAGTACTTTGAAAAATAATTCAGTTGAAATTGAATATGTTGAGGATCTTGTTAGTGAGGTTCTTGTTTCTTCTGTAGAGCTCAAAAATAAATTTATATCTCAATTTATTTTTGAGGCAGAAATAAAAACAGATAGTACAATTAATTTTTTAAAAGATTATTTTTCCAATTTAACTATTGAGAACATGGTTTCTAAAATGATTTCGGGTATTGCAAGAGAGGAGCTTAAAGATTATGCATATTCTCTTGATGATTTGGTTAATGGTGCAAGTCTTTTTATTATTGATCCTATGCCCAACGTTTTATTTACCAGAGATCCTTTTGCTAGTATTGGCAATGGAATTACAATAAATAAAATGTCTACTAAGGTTAGGCACAGAGAGACAATATTTGCAGAGTATATTTTTAAACACCATCCCATTTACAAAGAAAATGTTCCAATTTGGCTTAATAGATGGGAAGATACTTCTTTGGAAGGTGGAGATGAGCTTGTTTTAAACAAAGATCTTTTGGTTATTGGGATTTCCGAAAGAACAGAGGCTAAATCTGTAGAAAAACTAGCTACTAACCTTTTTAAAAATAAAACTTCATTTAACACAATTTTGGCTTTTAAAATTCCTAAAAATAGGACTTATATGCATTTAGATACAGTTTTTACTCAAATTGATCATAGTGTTTTTACAAGCTTTACGAGTGATGATATGTATTTTTCAATTTATGTTTTAACTTATAATTCAAATTCCGGTAAAATTCATATTAAAAAAGAAAAATCCAAACTTATAGATGTTTTGAGTTTTTATCTCGGTAGAAAGATTGACCTAATAAAATGTGCAGGTGGGGACTTAATACATGGCGCAAGAGAACAATGGAATGATGGTGCTAATATTTTGGCTATAGCTCCGGGAGAAGTAATTGCTTATTCTAGAAATCACGTAACTAATAAGTTGCTCGAAGAAAATGGTATTAAAGTTCATAGAATTCCGTCTAGCGAGCTTTCAAGAGGTCGTGGTGGTCCAAGATGCATGTCTATGCCTTTAGTAAGAGAAGATATTTAA
- the argF gene encoding ornithine carbamoyltransferase, protein MYNLRNRSFLNLLDFTSKDIKYLLDLSIDLKKSKYAGIEVQKLKGKNIVIIFEKDSTRTRCAFEVAAYDQGANITYLGSKGSQIGVKESMIDTARVLGRMYDAIGFRGFSQQTVECLANYSNIPVYNGLTDVSHPTQILADLMTIEEHKGSLKGIKIVFCGDGRGNIANSLLKGCAIMGLDLRIFAPKELFPDSNLTLKARSLALNSGGKITITDSKEEAVKCADVVYTDVWVSMGESNWEDRINLLKPYQVNKEMMSMAKDDAIFMHCLPAFHDLNTVVGKDIFDKYGLDGIEVTEEIFESKNSVVFDVAENRVHTIKAIMVSTLG, encoded by the coding sequence ATGTATAATTTACGAAATAGGAGCTTTTTAAATCTTTTGGATTTTACAAGCAAAGATATTAAATATTTGCTTGATTTATCGATTGATTTAAAAAAATCAAAATATGCAGGAATTGAAGTGCAAAAACTTAAAGGTAAAAACATAGTTATAATTTTTGAGAAAGATTCAACAAGAACACGGTGTGCTTTTGAGGTTGCAGCGTATGATCAAGGGGCAAATATTACGTATTTAGGGTCTAAAGGTAGTCAAATAGGTGTAAAAGAGTCTATGATAGATACTGCTAGAGTGTTAGGACGCATGTATGATGCCATTGGGTTTAGAGGGTTTTCTCAACAGACTGTTGAATGTTTAGCGAATTATTCTAATATTCCTGTTTACAATGGATTGACAGATGTTTCTCATCCAACCCAAATACTAGCCGATTTAATGACAATAGAAGAGCATAAAGGAAGTTTAAAAGGGATTAAAATAGTGTTTTGTGGCGATGGTAGGGGAAATATTGCCAATTCTTTATTGAAAGGCTGTGCTATTATGGGACTCGATTTAAGAATTTTTGCTCCCAAAGAGCTTTTTCCAGACTCCAATTTGACGCTTAAGGCCAGATCTTTAGCCCTAAATAGTGGGGGTAAAATTACAATTACGGATTCTAAAGAAGAGGCTGTCAAATGTGCTGATGTTGTGTATACGGATGTGTGGGTATCGATGGGTGAGAGTAATTGGGAAGATAGAATAAATCTTCTAAAGCCTTATCAGGTAAATAAAGAGATGATGAGTATGGCAAAAGATGATGCAATATTTATGCATTGTTTACCCGCTTTTCATGACTTAAATACTGTGGTTGGTAAGGATATTTTTGATAAATATGGACTTGATGGAATTGAAGTTACAGAAGAAATTTTTGAAAGTAAAAATTCAGTTGTTTTTGATGTTGCGGAAAATAGAGTACATACCATTAAAGCTATTATGGTATCGACTTTGGGATAA
- a CDS encoding YfcC family protein encodes MIKMPSSFTIIFSLIVFVTILTYVIPAGKFDKEFKQMGDGSKREIIVAGTYQFVDRVPRGFLHPIMTILTAMSKGMEHAAEVIVFVLIVGGAYGIIMKTGAIDAGIYRLIKKLGHKDKLLIPLLMFIFSVGGTVTGMSEETLPFYFVMIPLIVALGYDSLVGAAIIALGAGVGTMASTVNPFATGIASAIASISLQEGFYFRIVLYFVSVLVAVIYVFIYASRIKKDPSKSLVYSQRNEHYQYFVKRSELSTEDNTQNVLEFTFAHKLVLLLFGSMILFLIFSIVKLGWWMQEMTMLYLGVAIIAAFICRLGESEMWDAFVKGSESLITAALVIGLARGVMIVCDDGLITATVLNAATNFLYNLPRPFFIILNEIIQIFIGFVVPSSSGHASLTMPIMAPLADFLSMPRSSVVIAMQTASGLINLITPTSGVIMAALGISKLSYGTWFKFVLPLFIIEFFISILVIIANVYLIV; translated from the coding sequence ATGATAAAAATGCCGAGTAGTTTTACGATAATATTCTCTTTAATTGTATTTGTTACCATATTAACATATGTGATTCCTGCTGGTAAGTTTGATAAAGAATTTAAGCAAATGGGTGATGGATCTAAAAGAGAGATAATCGTTGCTGGGACTTATCAATTTGTAGATCGAGTTCCTAGAGGATTTTTACATCCTATTATGACTATTTTAACTGCAATGTCAAAAGGAATGGAACATGCAGCCGAAGTTATTGTTTTTGTTTTAATTGTTGGGGGTGCTTATGGGATTATTATGAAAACAGGAGCAATAGATGCAGGCATTTATCGTTTAATCAAGAAGTTGGGGCATAAAGATAAATTGCTTATTCCTTTGTTGATGTTTATTTTTTCAGTTGGTGGAACTGTAACCGGAATGAGCGAAGAGACCCTTCCTTTTTATTTTGTTATGATTCCCCTGATAGTGGCTTTAGGTTATGATAGTCTTGTTGGAGCGGCTATTATTGCTTTGGGAGCTGGAGTAGGTACTATGGCTTCTACTGTAAATCCATTTGCTACAGGAATTGCATCCGCAATAGCCTCTATTAGTTTGCAGGAAGGATTCTATTTTAGAATAGTTCTTTATTTTGTATCAGTATTAGTTGCTGTAATTTATGTTTTTATTTATGCATCTAGAATTAAAAAAGACCCTTCAAAATCGCTTGTGTATTCTCAAAGAAATGAACATTATCAATATTTTGTTAAAAGAAGTGAGCTTTCGACTGAAGATAATACTCAGAATGTTCTTGAGTTTACTTTTGCTCATAAACTAGTTTTACTTTTATTTGGGTCTATGATATTGTTTTTGATATTTAGTATTGTAAAGCTTGGTTGGTGGATGCAAGAAATGACAATGTTATATCTTGGAGTTGCTATTATAGCGGCTTTTATTTGTAGATTGGGCGAATCTGAGATGTGGGATGCATTTGTGAAGGGTTCTGAAAGTCTAATAACAGCAGCTCTTGTTATTGGGCTTGCTAGAGGTGTTATGATAGTATGTGATGATGGTTTGATTACAGCTACTGTATTAAATGCTGCTACTAATTTTTTATATAATCTTCCAAGGCCTTTTTTTATCATTTTGAATGAAATTATTCAAATATTTATAGGATTTGTTGTCCCATCTTCATCAGGTCACGCTAGTCTAACTATGCCAATAATGGCTCCACTTGCTGATTTTTTGTCAATGCCAAGATCTTCGGTTGTTATTGCTATGCAAACTGCATCTGGGCTTATTAATTTAATAACACCTACAAGCGGAGTTATAATGGCTGCATTAGGGATATCTAAATTGAGTTATGGTACCTGGTTTAAGTTTGTTTTACCATTATTTATTATTGAGTTCTTTATTTCTATTTTAGTTATTATAGCTAATGTTTATTTAATTGTTTAG
- a CDS encoding SIMPL domain-containing protein (The SIMPL domain is named for its presence in mouse protein SIMPL (signalling molecule that associates with mouse pelle-like kinase). Bacterial member BP26, from Brucella, was shown to assemble into a channel-like structure, while YggE from E. coli has been associated with resistance to oxidative stress.), which translates to MFRRKEIYFLLFSLLLFISSIIISHGIKSIGIKNENYITVKGLSEREVLSTSSSWEFRYSLIGNTINDINKVNNLSLSRIKSFFLKHGFNEDHIKIGFMEFNEENYKESLYKYRAYISLNVHTKNIEKMEVAEKNIAELYDQGILISNSGGPRYYFDNINDIKPEMLADSIRNAKLAALEFAKHSNSKLGKIKNANQGYFEFLPIDRSLGDQERYPKKILRVVTTVSYYLD; encoded by the coding sequence ATGTTTAGGAGAAAAGAAATATATTTTTTGTTATTTTCGTTACTTTTGTTTATATCGTCAATTATAATTTCCCACGGAATAAAAAGCATTGGTATTAAAAATGAAAATTATATTACAGTTAAGGGCCTTAGTGAAAGAGAAGTTTTGTCAACATCTTCTAGTTGGGAGTTTAGATATAGCCTGATTGGTAATACTATTAATGACATTAATAAAGTAAATAACTTGAGCTTGTCTAGGATTAAAAGCTTTTTTTTAAAACATGGATTTAATGAAGATCATATAAAAATAGGATTTATGGAATTTAACGAAGAAAATTATAAAGAATCTCTTTATAAGTATCGAGCATATATATCTTTAAATGTTCATACAAAGAATATTGAAAAAATGGAAGTGGCAGAAAAAAATATTGCTGAGCTTTATGATCAAGGTATATTGATTAGTAATAGTGGAGGGCCAAGATATTACTTTGACAATATTAATGATATAAAACCTGAAATGTTGGCAGATTCAATTAGAAATGCGAAATTGGCAGCTTTAGAATTTGCAAAGCATTCAAATTCAAAATTAGGGAAAATTAAAAATGCAAATCAAGGATATTTTGAATTTCTTCCCATTGATAGAAGCTTGGGTGACCAGGAGCGTTATCCAAAAAAAATATTAAGGGTTGTTACAACTGTTTCTTATTATTTAGATTAA